In Streptomyces sp. NBC_00483, a single window of DNA contains:
- a CDS encoding MarR family winged helix-turn-helix transcriptional regulator — MEDRKPAQPPHPADDVTDHVGYRLKRAAAALRGAMDAALREHELTVPQYSCLELLDERPGLSNAELARATFVTRQSVNVVLRNLQEAGLVSRPATTEHGRALPTHLTAEGLGRLEAVRSAVYDIERRMIETIPERRLAALLADLDRMADALGG, encoded by the coding sequence ATGGAAGACCGGAAGCCGGCGCAGCCGCCGCACCCCGCCGACGACGTCACGGACCATGTGGGATACCGCCTCAAGCGCGCCGCCGCGGCCCTTCGCGGCGCCATGGACGCGGCGTTGCGCGAGCACGAGCTGACCGTGCCGCAGTACTCCTGCCTCGAACTTCTCGATGAGCGGCCGGGCCTGTCCAACGCCGAACTCGCCCGCGCCACGTTCGTCACCCGGCAGTCGGTGAACGTCGTCCTGCGCAACCTCCAGGAAGCCGGCCTGGTCTCCCGGCCCGCCACCACCGAACACGGCCGCGCCCTGCCCACCCACCTCACCGCTGAGGGACTCGGGCGGCTCGAGGCGGTCAGGTCCGCCGTCTATGACATCGAGCGGCGGATGATCGAGACCATCCCCGAGCGGCGCCTGGCCGCCCTCCTCGCCGACCTCGACCGCATGGCCGACGCCCTCGGCGGCTGA
- a CDS encoding ABC transporter permease, translated as MAATDHTVTLDAEATKDGSPTPGEPRRPSDLAGLEAGLDALDSVQTFRTPLRETLRRKVLPPLTAVAVVLVVWQLLVWAGVVPDYKLPSPSDVWGEVRTAWLQGTLLDSIWTSVSRGLFGFLLALVIGTPLGLLVARVRFVRSAIGPILSGLQSLPSVAWVPPAVIWLGLNDSMMYAVILLGAVPSIANGLVAGVDQIPPLYLRAGQTLGATGLRGAWHIVMPGALPGYLAGLKQGWAFSWRSLMAAEIIASSPDLGVGLGQLLENGRNNSSMSQVFLAILLILLVGIAIDLLIFSPLERRVLRGRGLLTSR; from the coding sequence CCCTCGACGCCGAGGCGACGAAGGACGGCTCCCCGACGCCCGGCGAGCCCCGCCGCCCGAGCGATCTGGCGGGTCTGGAGGCCGGGCTCGACGCACTGGACTCGGTGCAGACCTTCCGTACGCCGCTGCGCGAGACACTGCGCCGCAAGGTGCTGCCGCCCCTCACCGCGGTCGCGGTGGTGCTGGTGGTCTGGCAGCTGCTGGTGTGGGCGGGCGTCGTCCCCGACTACAAGCTGCCCTCACCGTCCGATGTGTGGGGCGAGGTGCGCACGGCCTGGCTCCAGGGCACGCTCCTCGACTCCATCTGGACGTCCGTGTCACGCGGCCTGTTCGGCTTCCTGCTCGCCCTCGTCATCGGCACACCACTCGGCCTGCTGGTGGCCCGCGTACGGTTCGTGCGCTCGGCCATCGGCCCGATCCTGTCGGGCCTGCAGTCCCTGCCGTCGGTGGCGTGGGTGCCGCCCGCCGTGATCTGGCTGGGCCTCAACGACTCGATGATGTACGCCGTGATCCTGCTCGGCGCGGTCCCCTCCATCGCCAACGGCCTCGTCGCGGGCGTCGACCAGATCCCGCCGCTGTACCTGCGCGCAGGACAGACCCTGGGCGCGACCGGGCTGCGCGGGGCGTGGCACATCGTGATGCCGGGCGCGCTGCCCGGCTATCTCGCCGGACTGAAGCAGGGCTGGGCCTTCTCGTGGCGCTCCCTGATGGCCGCCGAGATCATCGCCTCGTCTCCCGATCTCGGCGTGGGCCTCGGCCAGTTGCTGGAGAACGGCCGCAACAACAGCAGCATGTCGCAGGTGTTCCTGGCCATCCTCCTGATCCTCCTGGTCGGCATCGCCATCGACCTGCTGATCTTCAGCCCGCTGGAGCGCAGGGTGCTGCGGGGGCGGGGGCTGCTCACCTCCCGCTGA